One Phycisphaerae bacterium RAS2 DNA window includes the following coding sequences:
- a CDS encoding BacA-like protein — translation MDPAGTRIVRCFHCKGLMKVSARALSVFCPSCQKRVNLEDLRITGTHPGKVLMTCGDILIEPTARLNVDVFGRRVVVHGRVVGQVLANESVEIASTGRVTGDIRAPKIIVQEGAVISGRCEMVRVDPLFGELRETGAAAGPDQPSGEPASQPTAPPPAARGPATRRLQRPTDSAN, via the coding sequence ATGGACCCGGCAGGCACAAGGATTGTTCGCTGCTTTCACTGCAAAGGCCTGATGAAGGTCTCGGCACGGGCACTGTCCGTCTTCTGCCCGAGCTGTCAGAAGCGTGTGAACCTCGAAGACCTGCGCATCACCGGGACACACCCCGGCAAGGTCTTAATGACCTGTGGCGACATTCTGATCGAGCCGACGGCCCGGCTGAACGTCGACGTGTTCGGGCGGCGCGTCGTGGTGCATGGTCGCGTCGTCGGGCAGGTGCTTGCGAACGAGTCCGTGGAAATCGCTTCGACGGGCCGCGTGACGGGCGACATCCGCGCGCCGAAGATCATCGTGCAGGAAGGCGCCGTCATCTCCGGGCGATGCGAAATGGTGCGCGTCGATCCGCTCTTCGGTGAATTGCGTGAGACCGGCGCAGCCGCAGGCCCCGATCAACCGAGCGGCGAACCGGCATCGCAGCCGACCGCCCCCCCGCCCGCCGCGCGCGGCCCGGCCACGCGCCGGCTCCAGCGGCCGACCGACTCGGCGAACTAA
- a CDS encoding Folylpolyglutamate synthase — protein sequence MDFLGAQVNYERRPPTAKQRAAFTLGRMKRLMTDLGNPHKAFRSVHITGTKGKGSTATMLYHMLRNNGMNVGLYTSPHIMDVRERIVVNDDKISEAALTRYIARIADVSRHYGADKPTYFEILTAAGFLYFRDKKVEIAVVEVGLGGRLDATNVLRPDVCGITSISHDHMAQLGNTLEEIAEEKAGIFKEKVPVISAPQPKNVKTALRKVAERVGCPLQFEGDEIEFSYRFESSRVAGPQARICITTATSHFDHLPVPLVGEHQAINCGLAVGLLDQLKANGLKLDEEASIAGLAKVSLEGRMEMLCDEPRVLADGAHNAASIDALMRAIGQNITCDSTVVIFGCCADKDVTGMLRLIQNGADKVIFTRINSPRSADPAELAAAFVELSGRMAQTAPNLATALEIAEKAVTREDLICITGSFYLVSEAKAHFATHPHRAKSGALAF from the coding sequence ATGGACTTTCTTGGCGCGCAGGTGAACTACGAACGCCGCCCGCCCACGGCCAAGCAGCGCGCCGCGTTCACGCTCGGTCGGATGAAGCGGTTGATGACCGACCTGGGCAACCCGCACAAGGCGTTTCGCAGCGTCCACATCACCGGCACGAAGGGCAAGGGCTCGACGGCCACGATGCTGTATCACATGCTGCGGAACAACGGCATGAACGTCGGGCTGTATACCTCGCCGCACATCATGGACGTGCGCGAGCGGATTGTCGTCAACGACGACAAGATTTCCGAGGCCGCCCTGACGCGTTACATCGCGAGGATCGCCGACGTCTCCCGGCACTACGGCGCGGACAAACCAACGTATTTCGAGATTCTCACCGCGGCGGGGTTTCTGTACTTCCGCGACAAAAAGGTCGAGATCGCCGTGGTCGAGGTCGGCCTGGGCGGCCGGCTCGATGCGACGAACGTCCTGCGCCCGGATGTCTGCGGCATCACCAGCATCAGCCACGATCACATGGCGCAGCTTGGCAACACGCTTGAGGAGATCGCCGAGGAGAAGGCGGGCATCTTCAAGGAGAAGGTGCCGGTCATCAGCGCGCCGCAGCCCAAGAACGTGAAGACCGCGCTTCGCAAGGTTGCCGAGCGCGTCGGCTGCCCGCTCCAGTTCGAGGGCGACGAAATCGAGTTCAGCTATCGCTTCGAGTCGTCGCGCGTGGCCGGGCCGCAGGCGCGCATCTGCATCACGACTGCGACGAGCCATTTCGACCACCTGCCCGTGCCGCTTGTCGGCGAGCACCAGGCGATCAATTGCGGCCTGGCGGTCGGCCTGCTTGACCAGCTCAAGGCCAATGGTCTGAAGCTCGACGAGGAAGCATCCATCGCCGGACTGGCGAAGGTCAGCCTCGAAGGGCGCATGGAAATGCTCTGCGATGAGCCGCGTGTCCTGGCGGACGGCGCGCACAACGCCGCCAGCATCGACGCGCTCATGCGCGCCATCGGGCAGAACATCACCTGCGATTCCACCGTGGTCATCTTCGGCTGCTGCGCCGACAAGGACGTGACCGGCATGCTTCGCCTGATTCAGAACGGCGCCGACAAGGTCATCTTCACGCGGATCAACTCGCCGCGGTCGGCCGACCCGGCCGAACTGGCCGCCGCATTCGTGGAATTGAGCGGACGCATGGCCCAGACCGCGCCGAACCTGGCGACGGCGCTGGAGATTGCC